A DNA window from Camelina sativa cultivar DH55 chromosome 17, Cs, whole genome shotgun sequence contains the following coding sequences:
- the LOC104758871 gene encoding uncharacterized protein LOC104758871 isoform X2, producing the protein MCCLRQFLHPSEDDSYRLVRFLVERLSEKNEGVKNSPAGDLASRTKMEYFRDISEDPMVKEDNKDETFDMHIQKVEAVLKDLTMTTEISHSPDSRAKDTSTNGSANVDFFSLKTDDPVNDVPSDLSLRESSGYETNFETVELQNQHNLLLEELESGSSELFSLDSELELLKMAAERLLADKKTGGSYLEQLSQQLVIKRCNITDIKKQWDDVRLTLETKKLRLLDQLHVEEPEAKEKFYKLRKIELDLQSLSSEIQKREDERCNLYNELERQPKAAPRKSYIHGIKEITKNSRKLDTDIQRISGEIRELQLESNSIRERLHRSYAVVDEMVTREVRKDLAVRQVYKLLTSIHSIFEQISEKILLTDRFRRETADYEKKLVSITARGMSLEKLQADLDAIRKENDSLKK; encoded by the exons ATGTGTTGCTTGCGGCAGTTTCTGCATCCATCTGAAGATGACTCGTATAGGTTGGTTAGGTTTCTGGTTGAGAGGCTTTCGGAGAAGAACGAAGGAGTGAAAAATTCTCCAGCTGGTGATTTAGCTAGCAGGACCAAGATGGAGTATTTTAGGGATATTTCAGAAGACCCGATGGTGAAGGAGGACAACAAGGATGAGACTTTTGATATGCATATACAGAAGGTTGAAGCTGTCCTTAAAGATCTTACAATGACTACTGAAATCTCCCATTCACCAGACTCTCGTGCAAAAGATACATCAACCAATGGTTCCGCCAATGTTGACTTTTTCTCCCTAAAGACAGATGACCCTGTTAATGATGTACCATCAGATCTTTCTTTAAGAGAGTCATCTGGATATGAG ACAAATTTTGAGACTGTTGAGTTACAGAATCAACATAATTTACTCTTGGAGGAACTGGAATCTGGATCTTCAGAGTTATTTAGTCTTGACAGCGAGCTGGAGTTATTAAAGATGGCTGCGGAGAGATTATTGGCAGACAAAAAGACGGGTGGGTCATATCTCGAACAGCTTAGTCAACAACTGGTGATCAAAAGGTGTAATATCACGGATATTAAAAAGCAATG GGACGATGTAAGGTTGACTTTGGAAACTAAAAAGCTACGTCTCTTGGACCAACTTCATGTTGAGGAACCAGAGGCTAAAGAGAAATTCTATAAGTTGAGAAAGATTGAACTGGATTTACAATCTCTCTCATCAGAAATTCAAAAGAG GGAAGATGAACGGTGTAACCTATACAATGAACTTGAGAGGCAGCCAAAAGCAGCGCCTCGGAAATCTTATATCCATGGGATTAAAGAAATCACTAAAAACAGCCGTAAACTGGATACTGATATTCAGAGGATTTCAGGGGAGATCAGAGAGCTACAATTAGAGAGTAACTCAATCCGTGAACGCCTGCACCGATCATATGCTGTTGTGGATGAAATGGTTACAAG gGAAGTGAGAAAAGATCTAGCGGTACGACAAGTCTACAAGCTACTGACGAGTATTCacagtatttttgagcaaatcTCCGAGAAAATTCTCCTGACCGATCGGTTTAGAAGAGAAACAGCCGATTATGAAAAGAAGTTGGTGTCCATCACAGCTCGAGGCATGAGTTTAGAGAAACTACAAGCCGATCTGGATGCCATCAGGAAAGAAAACGATAGCTTAAAGAAATAA
- the LOC104758872 gene encoding GBF-interacting protein 1-like isoform X2 has protein sequence MSTSDGGSSRVSIPRHLRKTLESIREITGKQHSDEDIFAVYKDSFNDPHETAQKLLFLDTFHEVRSKKEKRKENIVPIIQTSSRGGRRNFASNKAYQGNGRSSASFKRENGANHATGGSRTALPNDVEDSGPTSLPSEVNHKVQDDPSLITAPRCSSQSDQEIETASNKVKTQSLLKSDVSEQSHVTFPFHLQDAKLLQNGLTFGSFDSNFMNEASSNNGASGGDDGREPSPTTDAIPGVASAREEASTFSEDKDHGISNLAPEVLKEEALSNTETHQIAYGQEPPLSMLGLVPSISALGQPVNTEAAETQPGVPAISLVSYPPDQVSIAAAASQQANLYRQQYPPNFFPYSPYYSQFYIPPPYMHQFVNPNGIPQQSYFPPGAALTAPSHVGNTENTSPTNPSLQASSTVATHISSATALNSIHSEENASRLTESAAAWVGQGFGNLQLNPMYNLAFQGPPLGFPVMQGGHGGLMGIHQPTLPMTAASTTYQTFPPGPHTTTAMAEPVGHPHIAYQQHQAAPTNWVNKY, from the exons ATGAGCACCTCCGATGGCGGCTCCTCTAGGGTTTCGATTCCTCGCCATCTTCGCAAAACACTTGAGAGTATCAGAGAGATTACGGGCAAACAACACTCCGACGAGGATATCTTCGCTGTCTATAAGGATTCCTTCAATGATCCTCATGAGACCGCTCAGAAACTCCTCTTTTTAG ATACATTTCATGAAGTGAGaagtaaaaaggagaaaaggaaGGAG AATATAGTGCCAATTATCCAAACAAGTAGCAGAGGTGGTCGGAGGAACTTTGCTTCAAATAAAGCTTATCAag GTAATGGAAGAAGTAGTGCATCTTTTAAAAGGGAAAATGGAGCTAATCATGCAACAGGAGGTTCTAGAACTGCTTTGCCTAATGATGTAGA GGATTCTGGTCCTACTAGTCTTCCGAGTGAGGTCAATCATAAAGTTCAAGATGATCCTTCTTTGATTACTGCTCCCCGTTGCAGTAGCCAGTCAGATCAAG AAATTGAGACTGCATCCAATAAAGTCAAAACTCAATCGCTTCTCAAGTCAGATGTTAGCGAACAATCACACGTTACATTTCCTTTCCACCTTCAGGATGCCAAACTACTGCAAAATGGTCTGACATTTGGCAGTTTTGATTCCAATTTCATGAACGAGGCATCTTCTAACAATGGTGCCAGTGGCGGAGATGATGGGAGAGAACCTTCTCCTACTACTGATGCTATTCCTGGGGTTGCTTCTGCCAG AGAAGAAGCATCAACTTTTTCTGAAGATAAGGATCATGGAATTTCAAATTTGGCACCTGAAGTACTGAAGGAGGAAGCTCTATCAAACACAGAAACTCATCAAATTGCTTATGGTCAAGAACCTCCACTCAGTATGTTGGGTCTTGTCCCCTCTATATCAGCATTAGGCCAACCTGTAAACACAGAAGCAGCAGAGACTCAG CCTGGAGTTCCAGCTATCTCATTAGTATCATATCCTCCAGATCAGGTCTCCATAGCAGCAGCAGCCTCTCAACAGGCAAATCTTTATAGGCAGCAATACCCTCCCAATTTCTTCCCTTACAGTCCCTATTACTCACAGTTTTATATACCACCGCCGTACATGCACCAGTTTGTGAACCCAAACGGGATCCCTCAGCAGTCTTATTTTCCACCAGGAGCTGCTCTCACAGCACCTTCTCATGTAGGCAACACCGAAAACACTTCCCCCACAAATCCATCCCTACAAGCTTCTTCCACTGTTGCTACTCACATCTCATCTGCAACCGCCTTAAATTCTATCCATAGTGAAGAAAATGCATCACGCCTg ACTGAAAGTGCAGCTGCATGGGTTGGACAGGGATTTGGCAACCTGCAGCTGAATCCAATGTACAACTTAGCATTCCAAGGTCCGCCACTCGGTTTTCCAGTTATGCAGGGTGGTCATGGTGGCCTCATGGGAATACACCAACCAACACTGCCCATGACCGCTGCTTCAACTACATATCAGACTTTTCCGCCAGGGCCACACACCACAACGGCTATGGCTGAACCCGTAGGACACCCGCACATCGCTTATCAGCAACATCAAGCTGCCCCAACGAATTGGGTCAACAAATATTAG
- the LOC104758873 gene encoding SEC14 cytosolic factor, with the protein MSITNEEAIKQLRALMEDVDDSLREPYRNIHQGYPTETLIRFLKARDWNVQKAHKMLLECLEWRTQNEIDKILTKPIVPVDLYRAIRDTQLVGVSGYSKEGLPVIAIGVGLSTYDKASVHYYVQSHIQMNEYRDRVILPSASKKQGRPICTCLKILDMSGLKLSALSQIKLMTAITTIDDLNYPEKTETYYVVNVPYIFSACWKTIKPLLQERTKKKIQVLKGCGKDELLKIMDYESLPHFCRREGSGSGRHISNGTSDNCFSLDNSFHQDLYDYVKQQALLVKGTNAPIRHGSVHVRFPEPDSEGNKIFDTLETEFQKLGNDHKI; encoded by the exons atgagCATCACTAATGAAGAAGCTATCAAGCAATTACGTGCTTTAATGGAAGACg TTGATGATTCACTGAGAGAGCCGTATCGG AACATTCATCAAGGGTATCCAACAGAGACTTTGATACGCTTTCTTAAAGCCAGGGATTGGAATGTCCAGAAAGCTCATAAAATG TTGCTCGAGTGTTTAGAATGGAGGACTCAAAATGAGATCGACAAGATTCTAACA AAACCCATTGTTCCTGTTGACCTGTACAGAGCAATCAGAGACACACAGCTTGTCGGTGTATCTGGTTACTCAAAAgag GGTCTCCCTGTCATTGCAATTGGTGTGGGGCTTAGCACATATGACAAAGCCTCA GTCCACTACTATGTACAGTCTCACATTCAAATGAATGAGTACCGTGATCGTGTGATATTG CCATCTGCTTCAAAGAAACAGGGACGACCAATCTGCActtgtttgaaaattttggatatgTCTGGACTAAAGCTTTCAGCTTTAAGTCAAATTAAG TTAATGACTGCAATAACCACAATAGATGATTTGAACTATCCAGAGAAGACTGAGACATATTATGTTGTCAACGTCCCGTACATATTCTCTGCTTGTTGGAAAACCATAAAGCCTCTGTTGCAagagagaacaaagaagaagattcaagtgCTGAAAGGCTGCGGGAAAGATGAGTTGCTGAAG ATAATGGACTATGAGTCTCTCCCACATTTCTGTAGAAGAGAAGGGTCTGGATCTGGTAGGCATATCTCAAACGGAACATCAGACAACTGTTTCTCTTTGGATAACTCTTTCCACCAAGACCTTTACGATTATGTCAAGCAACAGGCTCTTCTGGTTAAAGGTACAAATGCACCGATCAGACATGGTTCAGTCCACGTAAGGTTCCCTGAGCCAGACTCCGAAGGCAACAAGATATTTGATACCTTAGAAACTGAGTTCCAGAAGCTTGGGAATGACCACAAGATCTGA
- the LOC104758871 gene encoding uncharacterized protein LOC104758871 isoform X1, translating into MEESRDILMSTLIESGVLIPGDFTSVGEFSPEALVSICAQLLNLIDPSASLCRELPDSLPDRFRICTDIAHSVKNLGYISEMSYYKFLHPSEDDSYRLVRFLVERLSEKNEGVKNSPAGDLASRTKMEYFRDISEDPMVKEDNKDETFDMHIQKVEAVLKDLTMTTEISHSPDSRAKDTSTNGSANVDFFSLKTDDPVNDVPSDLSLRESSGYETNFETVELQNQHNLLLEELESGSSELFSLDSELELLKMAAERLLADKKTGGSYLEQLSQQLVIKRCNITDIKKQWDDVRLTLETKKLRLLDQLHVEEPEAKEKFYKLRKIELDLQSLSSEIQKREDERCNLYNELERQPKAAPRKSYIHGIKEITKNSRKLDTDIQRISGEIRELQLESNSIRERLHRSYAVVDEMVTREVRKDLAVRQVYKLLTSIHSIFEQISEKILLTDRFRRETADYEKKLVSITARGMSLEKLQADLDAIRKENDSLKK; encoded by the exons ATGGAGGAATCGCGAGATATACTGATGTCAACGCTGATCGAATCTGGGGTTCTGATTCCCGGAGATTTCACTTCCGTCGGCGAATTTTCCCCGGAGGCGTTGGTATCGATCTGTGCTCAGTTGCTCAATCTCATTGACCCATCGGCGTCGCTTTGCCGCGAGCTCCCTGATTCTCTCCCCGATAGGTTTAGGATCTGCACCGACATCGCTCATTCTGTGAAGAATCTAGGCTACATCAGCGAAATGAGCTATTATAAG TTTCTGCATCCATCTGAAGATGACTCGTATAGGTTGGTTAGGTTTCTGGTTGAGAGGCTTTCGGAGAAGAACGAAGGAGTGAAAAATTCTCCAGCTGGTGATTTAGCTAGCAGGACCAAGATGGAGTATTTTAGGGATATTTCAGAAGACCCGATGGTGAAGGAGGACAACAAGGATGAGACTTTTGATATGCATATACAGAAGGTTGAAGCTGTCCTTAAAGATCTTACAATGACTACTGAAATCTCCCATTCACCAGACTCTCGTGCAAAAGATACATCAACCAATGGTTCCGCCAATGTTGACTTTTTCTCCCTAAAGACAGATGACCCTGTTAATGATGTACCATCAGATCTTTCTTTAAGAGAGTCATCTGGATATGAG ACAAATTTTGAGACTGTTGAGTTACAGAATCAACATAATTTACTCTTGGAGGAACTGGAATCTGGATCTTCAGAGTTATTTAGTCTTGACAGCGAGCTGGAGTTATTAAAGATGGCTGCGGAGAGATTATTGGCAGACAAAAAGACGGGTGGGTCATATCTCGAACAGCTTAGTCAACAACTGGTGATCAAAAGGTGTAATATCACGGATATTAAAAAGCAATG GGACGATGTAAGGTTGACTTTGGAAACTAAAAAGCTACGTCTCTTGGACCAACTTCATGTTGAGGAACCAGAGGCTAAAGAGAAATTCTATAAGTTGAGAAAGATTGAACTGGATTTACAATCTCTCTCATCAGAAATTCAAAAGAG GGAAGATGAACGGTGTAACCTATACAATGAACTTGAGAGGCAGCCAAAAGCAGCGCCTCGGAAATCTTATATCCATGGGATTAAAGAAATCACTAAAAACAGCCGTAAACTGGATACTGATATTCAGAGGATTTCAGGGGAGATCAGAGAGCTACAATTAGAGAGTAACTCAATCCGTGAACGCCTGCACCGATCATATGCTGTTGTGGATGAAATGGTTACAAG gGAAGTGAGAAAAGATCTAGCGGTACGACAAGTCTACAAGCTACTGACGAGTATTCacagtatttttgagcaaatcTCCGAGAAAATTCTCCTGACCGATCGGTTTAGAAGAGAAACAGCCGATTATGAAAAGAAGTTGGTGTCCATCACAGCTCGAGGCATGAGTTTAGAGAAACTACAAGCCGATCTGGATGCCATCAGGAAAGAAAACGATAGCTTAAAGAAATAA
- the LOC104760046 gene encoding uridine kinase-like protein 3, with product MEKLRKGQAVDIPNYDFKSYKNNVFPPRRVNPSDVIILEGILIFHDPRVRDLMNMKIFVDADADVRLARRIKRDTVEKGRDIATVLDQYSKFVKPAFEDFILPTKKYADIIIPRGGDNHVAIDLIVQHIHTKLGQHDLCKIYPNLYVIQSTFQIRGMHTLIRDSKTTKHDFIFYSDRLIRLVVEHGLGHLPFTEKQVVTPTGSVYSGVDFCKRLCGVSVIRSGESMENALRACCKGIKIGKILIHREGDNGQQLIYEKLPSDISERHVLLLDPILGTGNSAVQAIRLLISKGVPESNIIFLNLISAPQGVNVVCKKFPRIKIVTSEIDIGLNVEFRVVPGMGEFGDRYFGTDDE from the exons ATGGAGAAGTTAAGAAAAGGACAAGCAGTAGATATTCCCAActatgactttaaaagttacaAGAACAATGTTTTTCCACCTAGAAGG GTAAACCCTTCTGATGTTATAATTCTGGAAGGGATACTCATTTTCCATGACCCTCGGGTGCGAGATTTGATGAACATGAAGATATTTGTAGATGCAG ATGCTGATGTGCGTTTAGCGAGAAGGATTAAACGTGATACTGTTGAGAAGGGCAGAGACATTGCCACTGTTCTTGACCAG TACTCGAAGTTTGTGAAGCCAGCATTTGAGGATTTCATTCTACCAACAAAGAAATACGCAGATATAATAATTCCCCGAGGAGGTGATAACCATGTTGCTATTGATTTGATTGTGCAACACATCCACACGAAGCTCGGTCAACATGATCTCTGTAAAATCTATCCAAAtctttatgttattcaatcaactTTTCAG ATACGTGGGATGCACACTCTAATCCGAGACTCTAAAACAACAAAGCATGACTTCATCTTCTACTCCGATCGATTGATTCGTTTG GTGGTTGAGCACGGCCTCGGGCACCTTCCCTTCACAGAAAAGCAAGTGGTCACTCCCACAG GATCTGTGTATTCGGGTGTGGACTTCTGTAAGAGGCTGTGTGGTGTCTCAGTTATCAGAAG CGGTGAGAGTATGGAGAACGCTCTAAGAGCATGCTGCAAAGGAATCAAAATTGGAAAGATTCTGATTCATAGAGAAGGGGACAACGGGCAACAG CTTATCTACGAGAAGCTACCCTCAGACATTTCGGAAAGGCATGTGCTTTTGCTAGACCCAATCCTGGGGACAG GAAACTCGGCGGTGCAAGCGATAAGACTGCTCATAAGCAAAGGCGTGCCTGAGTCCAACATCATATTTCTCAATCTCATATCT GCACCTCAAGGAGTAAATGTGGTGTGCAAAAAGTTCCCAAGGATAAAGATTGTGACTTCTGAGATAGACATCGGTTTAAACGTTGAATTCAGAGTTGTTCCCGGTATGGGGGAGTTTGGAGACCGCTACTTTGGGACGGATGATGAGTGA
- the LOC104758872 gene encoding GBF-interacting protein 1-like isoform X1, producing MSTSDGGSSRVSIPRHLRKTLESIREITGKQHSDEDIFAVYKDSFNDPHETAQKLLFLDTFHEVRSKKEKRKENIVPIIQTSSRGGRRNFASNKAYQGNGRSSASFKRENGANHATGGSRTALPNDVEDSGPTSLPSEVNHKVQDDPSLITAPRCSSQSDQVTEIETASNKVKTQSLLKSDVSEQSHVTFPFHLQDAKLLQNGLTFGSFDSNFMNEASSNNGASGGDDGREPSPTTDAIPGVASAREEASTFSEDKDHGISNLAPEVLKEEALSNTETHQIAYGQEPPLSMLGLVPSISALGQPVNTEAAETQPGVPAISLVSYPPDQVSIAAAASQQANLYRQQYPPNFFPYSPYYSQFYIPPPYMHQFVNPNGIPQQSYFPPGAALTAPSHVGNTENTSPTNPSLQASSTVATHISSATALNSIHSEENASRLTESAAAWVGQGFGNLQLNPMYNLAFQGPPLGFPVMQGGHGGLMGIHQPTLPMTAASTTYQTFPPGPHTTTAMAEPVGHPHIAYQQHQAAPTNWVNKY from the exons ATGAGCACCTCCGATGGCGGCTCCTCTAGGGTTTCGATTCCTCGCCATCTTCGCAAAACACTTGAGAGTATCAGAGAGATTACGGGCAAACAACACTCCGACGAGGATATCTTCGCTGTCTATAAGGATTCCTTCAATGATCCTCATGAGACCGCTCAGAAACTCCTCTTTTTAG ATACATTTCATGAAGTGAGaagtaaaaaggagaaaaggaaGGAG AATATAGTGCCAATTATCCAAACAAGTAGCAGAGGTGGTCGGAGGAACTTTGCTTCAAATAAAGCTTATCAag GTAATGGAAGAAGTAGTGCATCTTTTAAAAGGGAAAATGGAGCTAATCATGCAACAGGAGGTTCTAGAACTGCTTTGCCTAATGATGTAGA GGATTCTGGTCCTACTAGTCTTCCGAGTGAGGTCAATCATAAAGTTCAAGATGATCCTTCTTTGATTACTGCTCCCCGTTGCAGTAGCCAGTCAGATCAAG TCACAGAAATTGAGACTGCATCCAATAAAGTCAAAACTCAATCGCTTCTCAAGTCAGATGTTAGCGAACAATCACACGTTACATTTCCTTTCCACCTTCAGGATGCCAAACTACTGCAAAATGGTCTGACATTTGGCAGTTTTGATTCCAATTTCATGAACGAGGCATCTTCTAACAATGGTGCCAGTGGCGGAGATGATGGGAGAGAACCTTCTCCTACTACTGATGCTATTCCTGGGGTTGCTTCTGCCAG AGAAGAAGCATCAACTTTTTCTGAAGATAAGGATCATGGAATTTCAAATTTGGCACCTGAAGTACTGAAGGAGGAAGCTCTATCAAACACAGAAACTCATCAAATTGCTTATGGTCAAGAACCTCCACTCAGTATGTTGGGTCTTGTCCCCTCTATATCAGCATTAGGCCAACCTGTAAACACAGAAGCAGCAGAGACTCAG CCTGGAGTTCCAGCTATCTCATTAGTATCATATCCTCCAGATCAGGTCTCCATAGCAGCAGCAGCCTCTCAACAGGCAAATCTTTATAGGCAGCAATACCCTCCCAATTTCTTCCCTTACAGTCCCTATTACTCACAGTTTTATATACCACCGCCGTACATGCACCAGTTTGTGAACCCAAACGGGATCCCTCAGCAGTCTTATTTTCCACCAGGAGCTGCTCTCACAGCACCTTCTCATGTAGGCAACACCGAAAACACTTCCCCCACAAATCCATCCCTACAAGCTTCTTCCACTGTTGCTACTCACATCTCATCTGCAACCGCCTTAAATTCTATCCATAGTGAAGAAAATGCATCACGCCTg ACTGAAAGTGCAGCTGCATGGGTTGGACAGGGATTTGGCAACCTGCAGCTGAATCCAATGTACAACTTAGCATTCCAAGGTCCGCCACTCGGTTTTCCAGTTATGCAGGGTGGTCATGGTGGCCTCATGGGAATACACCAACCAACACTGCCCATGACCGCTGCTTCAACTACATATCAGACTTTTCCGCCAGGGCCACACACCACAACGGCTATGGCTGAACCCGTAGGACACCCGCACATCGCTTATCAGCAACATCAAGCTGCCCCAACGAATTGGGTCAACAAATATTAG
- the LOC104758877 gene encoding cellulose synthase-like protein E1, protein MGTEDDNRCKPVHEGDSEPLFETRRKTGRVIAYRVFSVSVFACICLIWFYRVTVPINIDGNRTGIDRLIWLVLLVAEIWFGLYWVVTQSSRWNPVWRFTFPDRLSRRYGNDLPRLDVFVCTADPVIEPPLMVVNTVLSVAALDYPPEKLAVYLSDDGGSELTFYALTEAAEFAKTWVPFCKRFNVEPTSPAAYLSSKGNGLDSTAEEVAELYREMAARIETASRLGRVPEEARLKYGDGFTQWDADATRRNHGTILQILVDGRREENTIEIPTLVYLSREKRPQHHHNFKAGAMNALVVVSCFITCGKIILNLDCDMYANNSKSARDALCILLDEKEGKEIAFVQFPQCFDNVTRNDLYATMMRVGVDVEFIGLDGNGGPLYIGTGCFHRRDVICGRKYGEEEVKSEQVQEMIEPEMIKDLASCTYEANTQWGKEMGVKYGCPVEDVITGLAIQCRGWKSAFLNPEKKDFLGVAPTNLHQMLVQHRRWSEGDFQVLLSEYSPVWYGKGKISLGLILGYCCYCLWAPSSVPVLVYSVLTSLCLFKGIPLFPKVSSSWFIPFGYVTVVAKAYSLAEFLWCGGTFRGWWNEQRVWLYRRTSSFLFGFTDTIMKLLGVSESAFVITSKVADEEAAERYKDEVMEFGVESPMFLLLGTLGMLNLFCFAAAVMRLASRDGGDFKTMGFQFVITGILVVINWPLYEGMLLRKDKGKMPTSVTVKSVVIALSACTCLAFL, encoded by the exons ATGGGTACGGAAGATGATAACCGGTGCAAACCGGTTCATGAAGGCGACAGTGAACCGCTATTTGAGACCAGGAGGAAAACCGGAAGAGTGATTGCGTACCGGGTTTTCTCAGTCTCGGTTTTCGCGTGTATCTGTTTGATTTGGTTCTACAGAGTGACCGTACCGATAAACATTGATGGTAACCGGACCGGTATAGATCGATTGATTTGGTTGGTTCTGTTGGTTGCGgagatttggttcggtttgtatTGGGTCGTCACACAATCTTCACGGTGGAATCCGGTTTGGCGATTCACCTTCCCCGATAGACTCTCCCGGAGATATGGAAACGATCTCCCGAGGCTTGACGTTTTCGTTTGCACGGCGGATCCGGTGATTGAGCCGCCGTTGATGGTGGTCAACACAGTCTTATCTGTGGCGGCTCTCGACTATCCACCGGAGAAACTCGCCGTGTATCTTTCAGATGACGGTGGCTCTGAGCTCACGTTCTATGCTCTCACGGAGGCGGCTGAGTTTGCTAAAACTTGGGTTCCGTTCTGCAAGAGGTTCAACGTTGAGCCGACATCTCCGGCGGCTTACTTGTCTTCCAAGGGAAATGGTCTTGATTCTACGGCTGAAGAGGTGGCTGAGTTGTATAGAGAAATGGCGGCGAGGATTGAAACGGCTTCAAGACTCGGACGAGTACCGGAGGAGGCACGGTTGAAGTACGGTGACGGGTTTACGCAGTGGGATGCTGACGCTACTCGAAGAAACCATGGAACCATTCTTCAA ATTTTGGTAGacggaagaagagaagagaatacAATAGAAATACCAACGTTGGTGTATTtatcgagagagaagagacctCAACATCATCATAACTTCAAGGCTGGAGCCATGAACGCATTGGTAGTGGTTTCTTGCTTT ATAACTTGTGGGAAAATCATACTAAACTTGGACTGTGATATGTACGCAAACAACTCAAAGTCAGCACGCGATGCGCTCTGCATTCTTCTTGAtgagaaagaaggaaaagagatTGCTTTCGTGCAGTTTCCGCAGTGTTTTGACAACGTCACAAGGAATGATTTGTATGCAACCATGATGCGAGTAGGAGTGGAT GTGGAGTTTATTGGTTTGGATGGAAATGGTGGTCCGTTATACATAGGAACTGGCTGCTTTCACAGAAGAGATGTGATATGTGGAAGAAagtatggagaagaagaagtaaaatctGAGCAAGTTCAAGAAATGATAGAGCCTGAGATGATTAAGGATCTCGCGAGCTGCACTTATGAGGCAAACACTCAATGGGGAAAAGAG ATGGGAGTGAAATACGGTTGCCCGGTAGAGGATGTGATAACTGGTTTAGCGATTCAGTGTCGGGGATGGAAATCAGCGTTCTTGAACCCGGAAAAGAAAGATTTTCTCGGGGTAGCCCCGACAAATTTGCATCAGATGCTTGTGCAGCATAGGAGATGGTCAGAGGGAGACTTTCAGGTTCTACTTTCCGAGTATAGTCCGGTTTGGTATGGAAAAGGAAAGATCAGTTTAGGGCTGATACTTGGTTACTGTTGCTATTGCCTTTGGGCTCCATCGTCAGTACCTGTGCtcgtttactctgttttgactTCTCTCTGCCTCTTCAAAGGCATTCCTCTGTTTCCAAAG GTCTCGAGCTCGTGGTTTATCCCGTTTGGATACGTCACTGTGGTAGCTAAAGCCTACAGCTTAGCTGAGTTCCTGTGGTGCGGAGGGACGTTCCGTGGATGGTGGAACGAGCAAAGGGTGTGGCTATATAGAAGAACAAGCTCGTTTCTTTTCGGTTTCACGGACACGATTATGAAGCTACTTGGGGTTTCGGAGTCAGCGTTTGTGATAACATCGAAAGTAGCAGATGAAGAAGCAGCAGAGAGATACAAGGATGAGGTAATGGAGTTTGGAGTGGAGTCTCCAATGTTTCTCCTCCTCGGAACACTCGGCATGCTCAATCTCTTCTGCTTCGCCGCAGCAGTTATGAGACTTGCTTCTAGAGACGGTGGAGATTTTAAGACGATGGGTTTTCAATTTGTGATAACAGGGATACTTGTTGTCATAAACTGGCCTTTGTATGAAGGTATGTTGTTGAGGAAAGACAAAGGGAAGATGCCGACGAGCGTTACTGTTAAATCAGTTGTTATAGCTTTATCTGCTTGCACCTGTTTAGCGTTTTTGTAA